The genomic window actcctgggttctctcctcaggtctgggagggcagtgatttctggtggtgagagcagggggctggaaaccaggactcctgggttctgtctctggCCGTGGCTCTGAGCTGCACACACAGCCTGCGGGCGCCCTGGGGAGGGAGGTACCGATGGTGTCGCTGAGGGTTTGTGGTCCTTGGCTGATGGGATGAGAGGGCAGCGTGGAGGCTCTGGCTTGTCTGGGGCCCCCTAGGTGTCTGTGGGGAGGCAAgtgcaggtgggaggggctgtgggcaccttgatgtgtgtgtgtgtgtggggggcaggtgcaggggggaggggctgtgccccTCGATGtatgggggggcaggtgggacgGGCTGTGGGCCCCTCGATCTGTGGGGGGGAGCAGCTGCACGTGGTcaggtgggaggggctgagggccccGGCTCACCCCCTTTCTCCCCGGTGCCCCCAGGCGGCCGAGGTGCTGCAGGAGTTTCTGAAGTCCAAGGAGACGGTGGCCCAGGCCGTCCTGCAGACGGACCAGAGCCTCACGGACAGACAGAGGGAGATCGAAGGTGACTCCAGAGCTGGGGCCCGTAGTCCTGTGACCCCCACGGCCCTATGGATCTGGTGATCCCTTGGCCCCAGACTCACCGCCCTGAACACCATGGCCCCATAGACCCCGTGACTCCTGGCCCTCATGGCCCCATAGTCCCCGTGACCCCTGGCCCTCCCGGCCCTATAGATCCTGTGACTCCTGGACTCCACAATGCCAGGGCTCTGTAGCCCCATAGATCCGGTGCCTCAGGGTACAGTCTCTGTGGCCTCCCAGGTCTGGTGACCCCAGCACTCCATAGATCTAGTGGTCCCATGGACGTGGAGAccccagggccagggctctggctCCATAGATCTGGTGACTCCTGGTTGCCGATGACCCAGTGACCCCGGGCCAGGGCTCTacaccccgagcccctggccctgaccatgtgccccccccccccccagcggagCGGGCGCGGGCCGAGGCGGCCGAGCGGGAGGCCCAGCTGAGCCAGGAGATGCAGGCCAAGacggagcagctgctgcaggaccaGACGCGCAGCCACCAGGAGCACGTCCAGCAGCTGACGGCCAAGATGGAGCAGGATAGGAAGCAGCTGCTGGCCGAGCAGGAGAGAGCGCTGGCCCTGAAACTGCAGGTACCTGCCCCGGGcccctggggagctgggctgcctggagcaggggggtgggagccccctgggttctctccccagctctgggagctgaATGGGTCTCTGAGGGGAGCTACTCGGTGCCCGGGGGCTACCAGCGCCTCCTGGCCGACCAGCGGGAGATGGG from Chrysemys picta bellii isolate R12L10 unplaced genomic scaffold, ASM1138683v2 scaf5482, whole genome shotgun sequence includes these protein-coding regions:
- the LOC135980646 gene encoding guanylate-binding protein 1-like — encoded protein: MELSQELEERVREGSYSVPGGYQRFLADQREMVEKYQRVPWKGIMAAEVLQEFLKSKETVAQAVLQTDQSLTDRQREIEAERARAEAAEREAQLSQEMQAKTEQLLQDQTRSHQEHVQQLTAKMEQDRKQLLAEQERALALKLQEQERLLREGFRGEAARLEQQMQNLRQEMNRPRRSVCVVC